A region from the Vibrio artabrorum genome encodes:
- a CDS encoding ABC transporter permease, whose amino-acid sequence MLLPMRQIFQELAAEKLRLGLTILAVAWATLCIAAMLAVGEGIRQGVLRTAQNGNGNLIYLTGGMATVDYGVFHQGKFLTLKADDTDVIKALPEVKSVAPTAVWDERITVGDRGIWQKPLAVTTDFASMTNLIPMDGGRWLNPLDQKQMRKVVVLGYSLAADLFNPNEDFSWFAPVTLQTNPVGEKVKIGSEEFTVIGVLKKNSAEVEQGDQINYASFVPLATWQRFHSNSDIGAINVEPQAHADREKLAKTIRQVIARKHGASVSDEQVVQVEDMFLKQKSMQQFLVGLQSFLGIIGFVTLAVAGVGIANVMYATVKRSTRDIGVRMAVGATPTAIRLHYLVQSLMTMMLGGVLGLGVTYALVSAISAINLEGNTFYEHLGKPVPELSWVVVAIVISTLVFIGVASAWLPANRAAKVSPLEALQSE is encoded by the coding sequence ATGTTGCTACCAATGAGACAAATCTTTCAGGAATTGGCAGCAGAAAAGCTGCGTTTGGGTTTAACCATTCTTGCTGTGGCATGGGCGACCTTGTGTATTGCTGCCATGTTGGCGGTGGGCGAGGGCATTCGTCAGGGTGTATTGAGAACTGCGCAAAATGGCAACGGTAATCTGATTTACTTAACCGGAGGCATGGCGACCGTTGATTATGGCGTCTTCCACCAAGGTAAGTTTCTAACCTTAAAAGCCGACGATACCGACGTAATTAAAGCCCTGCCAGAGGTGAAAAGCGTTGCGCCAACCGCAGTTTGGGATGAGCGCATTACGGTCGGTGATCGAGGAATATGGCAAAAGCCACTAGCTGTCACGACAGACTTCGCATCTATGACCAACTTAATCCCAATGGATGGTGGTCGTTGGCTCAATCCGCTCGACCAAAAGCAGATGCGTAAGGTGGTTGTGTTGGGTTATTCACTCGCCGCGGATCTGTTTAATCCTAATGAAGACTTCAGTTGGTTTGCTCCTGTGACACTGCAAACCAATCCGGTCGGTGAAAAGGTCAAGATTGGCAGTGAAGAGTTCACTGTGATTGGCGTGTTGAAGAAAAACAGCGCCGAAGTTGAGCAGGGTGACCAAATCAACTACGCCAGCTTTGTGCCGTTAGCCACGTGGCAACGCTTTCATTCTAACAGTGATATTGGAGCCATCAATGTCGAGCCGCAAGCTCATGCTGATCGTGAAAAGTTGGCAAAGACTATTCGTCAGGTGATTGCTCGTAAACATGGCGCCAGTGTGAGTGACGAGCAAGTCGTCCAAGTGGAAGACATGTTCCTTAAACAGAAAAGCATGCAACAGTTCTTAGTTGGTCTACAAAGTTTTCTTGGCATCATTGGCTTTGTCACGCTGGCCGTGGCGGGCGTCGGGATTGCGAATGTGATGTACGCGACCGTAAAACGTTCCACCCGAGACATCGGTGTGCGCATGGCAGTCGGTGCCACGCCCACGGCCATTCGTCTTCACTACCTAGTGCAATCACTGATGACTATGATGCTCGGTGGTGTATTGGGGTTAGGTGTAACGTACGCACTTGTATCGGCCATCAGCGCCATAAACCTAGAAGGCAACACCTTCTATGAACACCTCGGGAAACCGGTCCCTGAGCTGTCTTGGGTTGTTGTTGCGATTGTGATTTCCACCTTGGTGTTTATTGGTGTCGCTTCTGCATGGCTGCCCGCAAATCGCGCCGCAAAAGTGAGCCCGTTGGAGGCACTACAAAGTGAATAA
- a CDS encoding ABC transporter ATP-binding protein, with amino-acid sequence MSNTSLVDLTNICKYYSSGEAEVRALDGVDLIINQGEFLSILGPSGSGKSTLMNMLGCLDKPTDGEYQLGGQNVANLSPNELASIRNQKIGFVFQSFNLLEYATALDNVALPLVYSGMKAKERRQRAAKLLEQVGLGDRLDHKPNQLSGGQKQRVAIARALVNDPQIILADEPTGALDSKSGAEIEALFNRLHAEGRTLIIVTHDNSLAERTKRIVTIKDGKVLSDRKGQQYLAECVDL; translated from the coding sequence ATGTCGAACACGTCACTGGTTGATTTGACCAACATTTGTAAATATTACTCAAGCGGAGAGGCGGAAGTGCGTGCGCTAGACGGCGTCGACTTGATCATCAATCAAGGTGAGTTTCTTTCCATTCTTGGTCCGTCGGGCTCGGGTAAATCGACCCTGATGAACATGCTTGGTTGCTTAGATAAACCGACCGATGGTGAATACCAATTGGGTGGTCAAAACGTCGCGAATTTAAGCCCGAACGAGCTAGCCAGTATTCGTAACCAAAAGATAGGCTTTGTCTTCCAAAGCTTTAACTTATTGGAATACGCGACAGCGTTGGACAACGTGGCACTGCCGTTGGTTTACTCTGGTATGAAAGCCAAAGAACGTCGCCAGCGCGCCGCAAAATTGCTAGAGCAAGTCGGGCTAGGGGATCGTCTCGACCACAAACCAAACCAGCTTTCTGGTGGTCAAAAGCAGAGAGTGGCGATTGCGAGAGCCTTGGTCAACGATCCGCAAATCATCTTAGCGGATGAACCAACAGGGGCGCTAGATTCAAAATCTGGCGCAGAGATAGAGGCTTTGTTTAATCGTCTTCACGCGGAGGGACGAACATTGATTATCGTGACACATGATAATTCGCTTGCTGAACGAACTAAGCGAATCGTGACGATCAAAGACGGTAAGGTATTGTCTGACCGTAAAGGGCAACAGTACTTAGCCGAGTGCGTTGATCTTTGA
- a CDS encoding glycine C-acetyltransferase, producing the protein MSSAFYQQIQTQIEEVKQEGLYKSERIITSAQKAAVSISTGEEVLNFCANNYLGLANHPALIEAAKDGMDQHGFGMASVRFICGTQDSHKELEQKLSKFLGKEDTILYTSCFDANAGLFETILGKEDAIISDALNHASIIDGVRLCKAMRFRYSNNNMEELEQQLIAAKEAGARHTLIVTDGVFSMDGVVANLPAICDLADKYGALVMVDDSHAVGFMGENGAGTHEFHNVVDRIDIITGTLGKAMGGASGGYTSGKKEVIDWLRQRSRPYLFSNSVAPAIVSASIRVLDLLAESGDLRTQLWENSAHFRTRMEAAGFTMGGADHAIIPIMLGDAKVAAEFAERALEKGIYVVGFSFPVVPKGQARIRTQMSAAHSREQLDRAIDAFIQVGQDMGII; encoded by the coding sequence ATGTCTTCTGCATTTTACCAACAGATTCAAACTCAAATCGAAGAAGTTAAACAAGAAGGTCTTTACAAGTCTGAGCGCATTATCACTTCTGCTCAAAAAGCAGCGGTTTCTATCTCGACGGGTGAAGAAGTGCTTAACTTTTGTGCAAACAACTACCTAGGCCTTGCTAATCATCCTGCGCTTATCGAAGCAGCTAAAGATGGTATGGACCAGCACGGTTTTGGTATGGCTTCAGTGCGTTTCATCTGTGGTACTCAAGACTCTCACAAAGAACTCGAGCAAAAGCTATCTAAGTTCCTTGGTAAAGAAGACACGATCCTTTACACCTCTTGTTTTGATGCAAACGCTGGTTTGTTCGAAACAATTCTAGGCAAAGAAGACGCAATCATTTCTGATGCTCTAAATCACGCATCTATCATTGATGGTGTTCGTCTGTGTAAAGCAATGCGTTTTCGTTACTCGAACAACAATATGGAAGAGTTAGAGCAGCAACTTATCGCGGCTAAAGAAGCGGGTGCTCGTCACACACTAATCGTAACTGACGGCGTGTTCTCTATGGACGGCGTAGTGGCGAACCTTCCGGCTATCTGTGACTTGGCTGACAAGTACGGCGCACTAGTCATGGTTGATGACTCTCACGCTGTGGGCTTCATGGGTGAAAACGGCGCGGGTACTCACGAGTTCCACAACGTTGTAGACCGTATCGATATCATCACAGGTACGCTTGGTAAAGCAATGGGTGGCGCTTCAGGCGGTTACACTTCGGGTAAGAAAGAAGTGATCGACTGGTTACGTCAGCGTTCTCGTCCATACCTATTTTCAAACTCTGTTGCACCTGCAATCGTATCGGCGTCTATCCGCGTTCTAGACCTTCTTGCGGAATCTGGCGACCTACGTACTCAACTATGGGAAAACTCAGCTCACTTCCGTACTCGCATGGAAGCTGCTGGTTTCACTATGGGCGGTGCTGACCACGCAATCATCCCAATCATGTTGGGTGATGCAAAAGTCGCGGCTGAATTCGCAGAGCGCGCACTAGAGAAAGGCATCTACGTTGTCGGTTTCTCTTTCCCTGTTGTACCAAAAGGCCAAGCTCGTATCCGTACGCAAATGTCTGCTGCACACTCTCGTGAGCAACTAGACCGCGCAATCGATGCGTTCATCCAAGTTGGTCAAGACATGGGTATCATCTAA
- the tdh gene encoding L-threonine 3-dehydrogenase, whose amino-acid sequence MKIKALSKLKPEEGIWMTEVEKPEMGHNDLLIRIKKTAICGTDVHIYNWDEWSQNTIPVPMVVGHEYVGEVVGIGQEVRGFEIGDRVSGEGHITCGHCRNCRGGRTHLCRNTTGVGVNRTGAFSEFLVIPAFNAFKIPAEISDDLASIFDPFGNAVHTALSFDLVGEDVLITGAGPIGIMAAAVAKHVGARHVVITDVNEYRLDLAKKMGVTRAVNVMEEKLEDVMADLSMTEGFDVGLEMSGNPSAFNSMLTNMNHGGKISLLGIPPSDMAVDWNQVIFKGLVIKGIYGREMFETWYKMASLIQSGLDLTPIITHHFKVDDFQAGFDAMRSGLSGKVILDWE is encoded by the coding sequence ATGAAAATTAAAGCACTTTCTAAGCTTAAGCCTGAAGAAGGCATTTGGATGACCGAGGTTGAAAAACCTGAAATGGGTCATAATGATCTTCTTATCCGTATTAAGAAAACCGCAATTTGTGGTACAGACGTACATATCTACAACTGGGATGAGTGGTCACAAAACACAATCCCAGTACCTATGGTCGTCGGTCACGAATACGTGGGTGAAGTGGTTGGCATCGGCCAAGAAGTTCGTGGTTTTGAAATCGGCGACCGTGTCTCTGGCGAAGGTCACATCACATGTGGTCACTGTCGTAACTGTCGTGGCGGCCGTACACATCTTTGTCGTAACACAACGGGTGTGGGTGTTAACCGCACTGGTGCGTTCTCTGAGTTCCTTGTGATCCCTGCGTTCAACGCCTTTAAGATCCCGGCGGAAATTTCTGACGATCTCGCTTCAATCTTTGACCCGTTTGGTAACGCAGTACACACCGCGCTTTCTTTCGACCTAGTCGGTGAAGACGTGCTAATTACTGGTGCTGGTCCAATCGGTATCATGGCTGCAGCTGTTGCTAAGCACGTTGGCGCTCGTCACGTTGTAATCACTGATGTAAACGAATACCGCCTAGATCTTGCGAAGAAAATGGGTGTGACGCGCGCAGTAAACGTGATGGAAGAGAAGCTTGAAGACGTAATGGCTGATCTTAGTATGACTGAAGGTTTTGATGTAGGCCTAGAAATGTCTGGTAATCCATCTGCGTTCAACAGCATGCTGACTAACATGAACCACGGCGGTAAGATCTCTCTACTGGGTATTCCACCATCAGACATGGCAGTAGACTGGAACCAAGTAATCTTTAAAGGCTTGGTTATTAAAGGTATCTACGGTCGTGAGATGTTCGAAACTTGGTACAAGATGGCTTCACTAATCCAATCTGGCCTAGATTTGACGCCAATTATCACGCATCACTTCAAGGTTGATGACTTCCAAGCAGGCTTCGACGCTATGCGTAGCGGGCTTTCTGGCAAAGTTATCCTTGATTGGGAATAA